The Candidatus Mycolicibacterium alkanivorans genome contains a region encoding:
- a CDS encoding helix-turn-helix transcriptional regulator encodes MVSSLLHLQPSNYYSDLLAPAQPDQRRAVVQNAMNYIDEHLAERITMEAVAKAVHMSVRSIQQGFRAELGMTPMTYVRERRLERVHEELTDAIPADGVTVTQVAERWGFHHLGSFAVEYRKRWGEAPSETLRR; translated from the coding sequence GTGGTCAGCAGCCTGCTGCACCTGCAGCCGTCCAACTACTACTCGGACCTCCTCGCACCGGCCCAGCCAGACCAACGCCGAGCCGTGGTGCAGAACGCGATGAACTACATCGATGAACACCTCGCCGAACGCATCACCATGGAGGCCGTGGCCAAGGCGGTGCACATGAGCGTGCGCTCGATCCAGCAGGGCTTCCGAGCGGAACTCGGCATGACCCCGATGACCTATGTGCGTGAGCGCCGGCTCGAGCGGGTGCACGAGGAACTCACCGACGCCATCCCGGCCGACGGTGTCACGGTGACGCAGGTGGCCGAGCGGTGGGGCTTCCACCACCTCGGCAGCTTCGCCGTCGAGTACCGGAAACGTTGGGGCGAAGCGCCTTCGGAGACTCTGCGCCGCTGA